tgtcaacacaatatattgaaatgttaacaaaattatatgtggacatttttaatacactgcgttgATAGGTTAGCATAGTTAGCAACTTTAGAAATTTAGCAATTGACCACACTCCTAGGACCCACTGTCTACTTCATTACAGAGACATAATATGAACTTGTAATCAATTTCAGTCgaacgagttgttgacattttgaccAATTTCCTACTATAATTAATCGAGTAAAAGAAAGACTAAATAGCCAAAttcatctaattttaattttagccAGCTTgtaaattattggaatattaacataattgccaaattaatcaaacatattatatatgcacataataataatttaatctttCGCGAGAACAGtattttgagagagagagaaagttgtGAAGACGAGcgaattataattatttgggGAATAATCATTTAGAATCACGTTCCGCATATTTAGGTGAAAGTAATATGAAAgcttcaatattttataattttcatgttCACTCCATTtcatatcaataattttcaaaGCTGTTTAATTTACAAAGAGTTACACCCTCTCATCTACTTTCACTAAAACAATTGGCGATGATTAAACATGCGCTATAAATCGATGATTACACATTGATGATTCATCATTAAAGGAATCAATTATGAATTGATATGCAAAGCTAGATATCACTTGCGTTACAAGAAATAAATCGATTGctttaacaaataatttcataggtcaaatattaaaagataaatatcaGTCAGAACTCAGAagcattcattttttatgcaaatttgtAACTCTATTTTCATTAATGATTGATCGTCACATGCCCAACTGGCTTAATGCAACTGATACTGAATATACAGTTTTATcagttttatataataatcGAAATAGTCTATGGGCTAAATGctactagtatttatataCTTGTTGAATTTCACATCATACATAAATAAGACTAACATGctttagtagtatttaatttgtttgatatgGGAGTATggattaatttattcttttcggattatttaatttaaattattaaattttcagcatattttagaatttttagtGTTGCATATCAATTTGAAAACCTGCAgcaaattattcaattttaaattttttatgattttgcaatcatagtaaattttgataatgTTCATGATGACATGCATGGACAActcatttcaataattttatgttataagGATATACCCAAATGCAGAAGCAATTACTTAGAGTTGGAAAGTTTCGAAAATATGTCAAAATTGGGAGtgtaaattgaaaattttccttCAATTGAGGACATAATTATTCTCCGTTCCACTacatcttaattttttttgtttttttttttatacgtTTTTATTTGAATCCCATTGTTTTAATTGGGACACTAACATTGAAACTGTTTTTTAACATGTACGTGATgtatttagaaacacaaattaacgttcataattaacaaaaaattgtctttttcttttgcgGTGATTGTAAAATTGATGTTATCTAGCAATCGTTTTATTGAGCGTAGAAAGTGTTTCCTTCTTTTTAAAAAGGTTGAAATCACAATTTGATTATACTTAGATTCGATGGAGTGAATGACGAAGAAGTAGTCATGGAACAATCCATGTGGATCTATGTTTGTCTGCGTCGAATTCCCTTCTCAACTTATAAACAATGTTGTTACCACATGACTAAAAGCGaccactaaaaaaaaaaacatcaaatagCACCGTAGTTCAACTAGTAAATTCCAAAATCTtcaatgataaaataaattaccaaCAGATTAGTTGCGGAGTAATATCAGAACAATTGTTTACTACTAAATTTAGCAGCATGTTATGCTATCTGAATTGTGTAGAGACCTATTTCACAGTTccttcttttaaaatttacacGTAAACTATGAAAAATAGTGACTAATTATGGGATATCATAATTATACTTAACGTGATGTTATTCCAGTAATATCACTCTTGGTATTGAATAAAAGCTCTTACAGTAAACTTAGCTTGGTTAGATTTTTGTTAGTTACAAAGCATACTCGCCCACTGGAAATTCAATCCACCAGCCAGCTATGCCTTTATCCGCTAAAAAGCCAATTACTCCTTTCGTCTCGCAATATGAGTCCTATTCAGTTATGACACAagtttttagaaatataaagaaaagtgagttgaataagttagtggaacatgAGTCCTACTTACATTTAGTATTAGTtttgtagtactccctccgtctcgactaagatgacacattgcttagccgacacgggattttaagagttattggttaaagtatttaattggagagagagaaggtgagtgtaagtattaaagtagagagataaagaaatatggatattttaataggagtgagaaaaaatggttgattggttaaagtatttaattggagagagaaggtgagtgtaagtattaaattagagagataaataaagatggatattttaatgggagtgagaaaaagtggttgagtgtattaattggagagagaaagttaccaaaaaagaaaatgcgTCATCTTAGttgtgacaaactaaaaaaggaaaacgtgtcatcttaagcgggacggagggagtaataaattgtgaGTGGAATAAATTGGTCGAATGTGGGGCCTATAGCCTACTTACTCTTTATGGTAAACGtgaaatatgattattattgtGGAACGGCCAAGATGGCAAAATATGACTTTTATTATGGACGGGGAATTATAATTTTGCTTGTAAAATCGTAATGCCACATAATTAGGAGATGGTAAAGAAGCCTGTAGAGGCAGTCCTACCCTGTTTATTTATAGCaaccatttaaaataaagttggaTGAAATTGCATCTTCTAATCTTAATTTGCTTTTACTCATGTGAGAGCATGTGATGTGGATATTGTAGCATAAGCCTTTCTGCCGTTACCTCACTACTAACTATAGCTTTGTTAAAACTCAtcaattttcttctcaatttaattgattttgcaATAAATGAAGATAGgctagtaataaaatattatatagaaAAGTCATTTTTTAACTCCACTCATTATTATaccattttttcaaataagatTATTCACCTATTTCTTAAGCTCAATATATCCCCTGGATAAATCGTATGGCCAAGAAAACCCATAAAGCAGAATTGAAAAGATTGTAATATTCTATGAAAGCAATTCAAAGAATCTACCCAAGCcattatttatacatatatatatcacTTTCACAATAATGTTTAATTATCTGTAGAGTAGGTGTTGTTGCAAAATCATAGTAATTCAAGAAATTccataaaatcacaaaatactGAAAATAAAAGTGTATTCCAGTTATGAATCATTATGAGAAAGAAAGTTAGCTATGATGGGCACAATGATTAGTAGGAACATGGGTGCCACCCCAAACACACACTAAACAGTACACACATTTCACTCTTATAAATGGCATCGTCAAATACAAAACCAGATGCTCAAATCTACATCTGTaaccctctctctctatattcTACTGCcagataagattttaattgtaattaaaattatttaattacaatgCTACGCCGCCGCATTCCAATCCTCGCGCTCCTCTTCCTCGCCGTGATTCCGGACAACGCCGCCGCCTCGTCGTCCAAGAGCCAGTTCCTGTCGGTGCAGAACGCGGCCAGGGCGGCGCTGCGCCTCCCGCCGCTGGCGTGGGATCGGCGGATGGCACATTTCGCGGCGGCGTACGCCCGGCGGCGGCGCGGCGACTGCGAGCTGCGGCACTCGGGCGGGCCGTACGGAGAGAACATATTCTGGGGCAGCGGCGGAGCGTGGACGGCGGGgcaggcggcggcggagtGGGTGGCGGAGCGGCGGGAGTACAGCTACAAGTCGAACTCGTGCGCGGATGGGCGGCAGTGCGGGCATTACACGCAGATCGTGTGGAGGGAGACGACCAGGATGGGCTGCGCCAGAGTCGTGTGCGACCGAGGCAAGGGTGTTTTCGTCATTTGCAACTACAATCCCCCTGGAAATTACGTTGGCCAAAGGCCTTATTGATTAGTACTAACTTTTACGCTTCAAGTTTGTTAGTAGTACATATTTTCGGAGTATctgttttcattattttttttttcttaggaAATAAcgattataattatttgtatgCAGAAAGAGACACCATGTTGATATTATGATTAAGTGCATCGTTGTGAGTCTCTTATCCTCAatagtggagtagtattaatttattttgtgttttttattttgtatagtGTGTGAATTATTCGTATACATATATGTTGTCTGTGTTGAAAACTACCTTTTTAATCACAAAAAGACCAATTTGTGAGCATCTTTTATAGATTCGTGAATATTTAAccaatcttaattttatttttattctaatattagtgttaaataaatttgattactgataaaaaaaatttctaaaagcTACAACcggtgaataaaataattaattatacctttttaaaaaaattaattttcatgtaactaataaaataattaattatacctttttaaaaaaattaattttcatgtaacttataaatttgatgaacattagattttagtttcattttcatttgcaccacttgttttaacgagttttctcccTCTCTAACTTTccgtacaagagcatcatcgagcgatgaatAACACGAgtggtagcggtggtggtagtggtggtagtggtggggatgttgaggagtacgaacggcagcatgaacgaggctatggaggcctacatgaaccgcgagatggagcggtacatgcgacgggtggaacagcaggcgatacctcgccctccaccggTTGTCCACCACCGAGCAGTGAtagatcgggatcacgtagctgcacatcagccggctatatgacgactacttttcagagaacccgcggtttcccgcacacatgttcaggcggcgttttagaatgcgcagggagttgtttatgcgtatcgttgacgctttggagcgtcgatatctcGTGTTTCCACTTCAGTGCACGATGCGGCTCGATGACCCGACCACACCCCTATCCAAAAGTGCACGTCGGCAATCAGgtagttggcctacggaggcacgacagacatgtgggatgagtacctccacatcggtgagacgaCTTCTCTGCAATGTCTGAAGTTTTTCTCGTCTGGGCGTGATAAAGATTTTCGGTGAGCAGTACCTTTGAAGCCCTACTCCCCAAGATTGTCGAActtgatgcagatgcacggggagcagcatgggttccccgggatgttaggcaaagatagattgtatgcattgggagtggaagaactgtccgatCGCCTGGaaggggcctacacgaccggctacaagtcaaagaatcccacgatgatcctcgaggccgtagccgATTACGGCTGTGGAtcggcatgcgtattttggggtagccgagtcgaacaacgacctcaacgtcctgaactcgtcgcccctcttcaacgagaagtgtcgGGGCATCGGTCCGGCCGTCTCATGTGTGGCCAACgacaaccggcatgatatgggctattacttggcggatgggatataacCTAGGTGGcctgtctttgtgaagacgatcaggcacgcaagtgatgaaaggaaggcctactttgcggaacggcaggagtcggcgcgcaaggacgtggcgcgcgcatttggtgtgctccggtctcgatgggcggcaattaagggtccaacgcgtttgtgggatgtcaaaTGCGTTTCTCAAATAATGTACGTctgcattatcatgcacaacatgatcgtcgaagacgaaggcgtacaactcactagttgggccaatgacgatgaagccgatccaagccacggaacggccactcctagcgtacgacgtggggtacctctcgatgaagctGGCCACCTCAAGGaatatgccgacatgcgccaagtggaagctcatattcaactccaaaaggatataattgaagagttgtgggcacggaggactgcacggcgataggtttttttctttattatgtaattttttttaatctatgtacgtttgtttttatctatgtactttttttaaaggCAATTAATGGATTTTCTCaaatatgtctcgtaaatttaattctgtaatttaagcataattttaattccgtaaatgtagtattttttgaattatttttattgcggctgtcctatggctggcctaaatctgatgtggcaggtggatttttagtgctgctgacgtggcagggagagagagtgacTGGCCTATGACTAGCCTAAAGCCAGTGTGGATGCTGTTATAACAATCTACGCAATTTGAAAGAAATGgcaatataagaaaaattaaaatgcgaAAGTGATTGAATGTCTATTTCCTCACATAAAGTGAGTGGTAAATCGGTGATCGGTCTTCTTAATTGTACAACAATTAGTTAGGATGATAAATTTAGTATTAACAATAACACTGtttatattaatgaaaatagtgGCCATTATTCTAGTTGAAATGGATGGAGACTTTTAATAGGGTTAAGGACATGCAGTTGACATATCTGATCAGTATactatactagtactattatttcaGAACGAAATCGTGATCGGCGAATTTTCTTTAAGCATTATTTTCAGATAATGGGCGTGCATTTAATTCTGACAAAATTGTCTTAACCCTAGCCCAACTAATAAATGGCTTACATTACATCTTCAAGCATTTTAAGTTAAGCCCTCAAATTTGGTCCATATTAAGTTTCTCACCATCTTACTTAGTTAACTTAACTCTGTTCTAGAGTGAATTAATACATTCCAAACCTCCCATGCCATCAACGGCAGCTTGGCTTCGGTGTCGGCAGAGTGAAGGAGATATGAACGGGATGTCGCTAAGGGTCTTTCCAAACCCTTCAAATATAGTATGGTTTGGCTTTCACAAGTCAAACA
The nucleotide sequence above comes from Salvia hispanica cultivar TCC Black 2014 chromosome 5, UniMelb_Shisp_WGS_1.0, whole genome shotgun sequence. Encoded proteins:
- the LOC125190871 gene encoding pathogenesis-related protein PR-1-like — its product is MLRRRIPILALLFLAVIPDNAAASSSKSQFLSVQNAARAALRLPPLAWDRRMAHFAAAYARRRRGDCELRHSGGPYGENIFWGSGGAWTAGQAAAEWVAERREYSYKSNSCADGRQCGHYTQIVWRETTRMGCARVVCDRGKGVFVICNYNPPGNYVGQRPY